One genomic segment of Candidatus Woesearchaeota archaeon includes these proteins:
- the serS gene encoding serine--tRNA ligase, whose product MIDIKIIRESPNIIRQDLKKRKDIEKLKIVETILNLDKEKRALQTGIQELQHKQNEASKEINDLKKQGKDIKKLVLKIKAIPGKIQGIQEQITVLELKLKDALYQIPNILHDSVPYGKDDKENVVIRTFGKPKKPEFELLPHHQVVEKLMLADFDRARKITGAGFYFLKGDLALLNQALIRFTIDMMTKKGFMLVEPPLMMTRKAYEGVTDLHDFENVMYKIENHDAYLIATSEHPLTAMFMNEVLDEEDIPLKLVGISPCFRKEIGSHGIDEKGLFRVHQFQKVEQIIIGKPEQSWKMHEELLKNAEELFQELEIPYRVVNICTGDIGTVAAKKYDIEAWMPRTQEYKEVVSCSNCTEYQARRLNIKIGKQGGEKQFAHTLNSTAVATPRALVAILENYQNKDGSITVPKILVPYMNGKKVLK is encoded by the coding sequence ATGATTGATATTAAAATAATTCGTGAGAGCCCTAACATCATTAGACAAGATTTGAAAAAAAGAAAAGATATTGAAAAACTAAAAATAGTTGAAACAATTCTTAACTTAGACAAAGAAAAACGTGCTTTGCAAACAGGGATTCAAGAACTGCAGCATAAGCAGAATGAAGCAAGCAAGGAGATAAATGATCTTAAAAAGCAAGGTAAAGACATTAAAAAACTTGTTCTAAAGATCAAAGCTATTCCTGGAAAAATTCAAGGTATTCAAGAACAGATTACTGTTCTTGAGTTAAAATTAAAAGATGCTTTGTATCAAATACCTAATATTCTCCATGACTCTGTCCCTTATGGTAAAGATGACAAAGAGAATGTAGTAATAAGAACATTTGGCAAGCCTAAAAAACCAGAGTTTGAATTATTGCCTCATCATCAGGTTGTTGAAAAATTAATGCTCGCTGATTTTGATCGGGCAAGAAAAATTACTGGTGCTGGTTTTTATTTTCTTAAGGGAGATCTTGCATTACTAAATCAAGCGCTGATAAGGTTTACGATTGATATGATGACGAAAAAAGGCTTTATGCTCGTTGAGCCGCCCTTAATGATGACGAGAAAAGCCTATGAAGGAGTTACTGATTTGCATGATTTTGAAAATGTGATGTATAAGATTGAAAATCATGATGCGTATCTGATAGCTACCTCAGAACACCCATTAACTGCTATGTTCATGAATGAAGTCCTTGATGAAGAAGATATTCCTTTAAAATTGGTAGGAATCAGTCCTTGTTTTAGAAAAGAAATTGGAAGCCATGGGATTGATGAAAAAGGATTATTTAGAGTGCATCAATTTCAAAAAGTAGAGCAGATTATTATAGGTAAACCTGAACAAAGCTGGAAAATGCATGAAGAGTTGTTAAAAAATGCTGAAGAATTGTTCCAAGAGCTTGAAATACCGTATCGAGTCGTGAATATATGTACCGGCGATATTGGAACAGTTGCAGCTAAGAAATATGATATTGAAGCATGGATGCCAAGAACACAGGAATATAAAGAAGTAGTTTCGTGTTCTAATTGCACAGAGTATCAAGCACGCCGTTTAAATATAAAAATAGGAAAACAGGGTGGAGAGAAGCAATTTGCCCATACCCTAAACTCAACAGCAGTCGCTACACCTCGGGCATTAGTAGCTATTCTTGAAAACTACCAGAATAAAGATGGTTCAATAACTGTTCCAAAAATTCTTGTGCCTTATATGAATGGAAAGAAAGTACTGAAATAA
- a CDS encoding transglutaminase domain-containing protein, with protein MEKKKIITLFSCVVILLTIAGIALSKEDTPLDHDDNWFYESKEIVTDFTINTKLKIVPASEKYILEKVITDLSFYPREDYRQKILSLETEPKPAEINDNLQFIWYQPKEDELEIKVSARVDIENKFVRVKERVPFPVQKIPAKEKQYLQETTLIDFSKNGIQKLANDLSEGETDEYEVVFTIANWVKNNIEYSLSTVTADAALPASWVLENRKGVCDELTNLFIAMLRSVGIPARFVAGYSYTNSELFTTNWGPHGWAEVYFPEYGWIPFDVTYGEFGFVDATHIKLKESLDADKTSTKYEWHGRDVNLEVSPLEFEAKVVEQKGKVDKNIIVESQILGDEVTIGSHNLLVVSVENTKDYYVPVELLTSKSEGLTIYNPERAVLLKPLEKRKLLWKIRTDGNLDGDYVYTFFINTYTILNESDTISFNVKKEATLFSEKDINEIIDVELKKVQKSYEQKIDLACAPENEAYYQDEEATILCTIKNTGNSIIKDLNVCSQDCLEQDLLIAEEKSVKFKMKNLNLGQQNINIKAKNKQIAMYVPVTLKILDRPMIELLVIHAPEKITIDDTFKIEFKAKKKSASNPNNVEVIIRYNEKSETWHINELENEQTFILNVNPYDLYKPENNIIIETAFYDQEENRYHEEKTLMINLEPLTTKQKMLLLLKNPQAKGAVLIIIGAASFIGLILFMIGWKQLTKHHKQK; from the coding sequence ATGGAAAAGAAAAAAATAATAACCCTCTTTAGTTGTGTCGTTATCCTCCTCACTATTGCAGGAATAGCACTATCAAAAGAAGATACTCCGCTTGATCATGATGATAACTGGTTCTATGAAAGTAAAGAAATTGTAACCGATTTTACTATTAACACCAAGTTAAAGATTGTGCCTGCCAGCGAGAAATATATCTTAGAAAAAGTGATCACTGATCTTTCATTTTATCCGCGAGAAGATTATCGGCAAAAAATTCTTTCTTTGGAAACAGAGCCAAAACCTGCAGAAATTAATGATAATTTGCAATTTATCTGGTATCAGCCAAAAGAGGATGAACTGGAAATTAAAGTAAGTGCTCGCGTGGATATAGAAAACAAATTTGTGAGAGTAAAAGAAAGAGTGCCTTTTCCTGTCCAGAAAATACCCGCAAAAGAAAAACAGTATCTTCAGGAAACAACATTAATCGATTTTTCAAAAAATGGGATTCAAAAATTAGCAAATGATCTTTCAGAAGGTGAAACCGACGAATATGAAGTGGTGTTCACCATTGCAAATTGGGTGAAGAATAATATTGAATATAGTTTAAGCACGGTAACTGCGGATGCAGCGTTACCCGCGAGTTGGGTTTTAGAGAATAGAAAAGGAGTCTGTGATGAATTAACTAATCTCTTTATTGCTATGTTAAGATCAGTCGGAATTCCTGCAAGATTTGTTGCTGGGTATTCTTACACTAATTCAGAACTCTTCACTACAAATTGGGGCCCTCATGGCTGGGCTGAAGTGTATTTTCCCGAATATGGCTGGATTCCTTTTGATGTTACCTATGGTGAATTTGGGTTTGTCGATGCAACGCATATTAAACTGAAAGAAAGCCTTGATGCCGATAAAACCTCGACAAAGTATGAATGGCATGGGAGAGATGTTAATTTAGAAGTAAGTCCTCTTGAGTTTGAAGCCAAGGTAGTCGAACAAAAGGGAAAAGTCGATAAAAATATTATCGTTGAATCCCAGATATTAGGTGATGAAGTAACTATCGGTTCGCATAATCTGCTTGTCGTAAGCGTTGAAAATACAAAAGATTATTATGTTCCTGTAGAACTACTCACCTCTAAAAGTGAGGGGTTAACTATTTATAATCCTGAAAGGGCAGTTCTTTTAAAACCATTGGAAAAAAGAAAATTATTATGGAAAATCAGAACTGATGGCAACCTTGACGGAGATTATGTATACACTTTTTTCATAAATACCTATACTATTTTAAACGAATCTGACACCATTTCCTTTAACGTTAAAAAAGAAGCAACATTATTCTCTGAAAAGGATATTAATGAAATCATAGATGTCGAGCTTAAAAAAGTGCAGAAAAGTTATGAACAAAAAATAGACTTAGCATGCGCTCCTGAAAATGAAGCTTACTACCAAGATGAGGAAGCAACCATACTCTGCACCATTAAGAATACCGGAAATAGCATTATTAAAGACTTAAATGTGTGCAGCCAGGATTGCCTTGAACAGGATTTGCTCATAGCTGAGGAGAAGAGCGTCAAGTTCAAAATGAAAAATCTTAACCTAGGGCAGCAAAATATCAATATTAAAGCAAAAAATAAACAGATAGCAATGTATGTTCCTGTAACGCTTAAAATTCTTGACAGACCAATGATAGAACTATTGGTGATACATGCTCCAGAAAAAATAACTATTGACGATACCTTTAAAATTGAATTTAAAGCAAAAAAAAAATCAGCAAGCAACCCTAACAATGTTGAGGTGATCATACGTTATAATGAAAAAAGTGAAACATGGCATATCAATGAATTGGAAAACGAGCAAACATTTATCTTGAATGTTAATCCTTACGACCTGTACAAACCAGAAAATAATATTATCATTGAAACAGCATTTTATGATCAAGAGGAAAATAGGTATCATGAAGAAAAAACCTTAATGATCAATTTAGAACCTTTGACAACAAAGCAAAAGATGCTCTTGCTTCTTAAAAATCCTCAGGCAAAAGGCGCTGTATTAATCATCATAGGAGCTGCAAGTTTTATTGGTTTAATCCTGTTTATGATTGGTTGGAAGCAATTGACAAAACATCATAAACAGAAATAA